From the genome of Solea senegalensis isolate Sse05_10M linkage group LG21, IFAPA_SoseM_1, whole genome shotgun sequence:
AGCAATGACTCCAAATTGCTTAGAGAACCTGAATGGATCAACAGAACCTGACGTCCCacagatgaagaaaaactacCTGTGTGAAGGAAACAGTCAGATGAACAGGTGacaatttgttttgtgtttgttttattgttattgttgaccttttgtttgtttgtttttgcagggcTGTAAGAGGCGGTGATTCTTAAAAAAGTTCACCTTGTCGCCATGGACATCATCTCAGGTTCATCAGGTGAGCCGATGTAACGTGTGTCGAACTCAGGTGTGAACTGGGTCTGAACAATGAATCAAACCGGTGTCCAGGTGTGATCGAAGTGAAGTCAGATGTTAATCCACTGGAAGTCGATCTAAGTCattgtaatgtcattttttgtgaGAGCACAATGCATAAAGTTGTCGGTGATATTTCAAAAATCCTGTTGAGAACAGATGATGACGACATCGCAGGTGTTGCTGGTGTCCACGAGTTTAAACTCTTCCCATAATCGACTgcgaaaatacaaataaaactttgttttgaacatttcattgttataaatataaacaatctttattattattattattattattattttctttttactcacGAATGTATATTTTCTGTGGTGAAAACTGTGTGGGTGTGGCTTATTACAGCATAGTGTTTAAACCAACGGTGTCGCGCCGGGCGACGCCAATACTGCGAAAAACCTAAGTAAACTAACTGAACTACCTAAACTAACTGAACTAAGTAAACTACCTAAACTAAGTAAACTAACTGAACTACCTAAACTAAGTAAACTAACTGAACTACTTAAACTAACCAAACTAAGTAAACTAACTGAACTACTTAAACTAACCAAACTAAGTAAACTAACTGAACTACCTAAACTGAAGTCGTTTAGAAATTTTGAGCCACAGATTCCTACGATGTTCATGTGTAcgataaaaatattttttcattgcGGGACATTTCTGTGGGCGTGGCCGAGAATGTTTCACTGTGAAGGGATgccacagtgatgtcatcagtgacgTCACTGCCTTAGGCTCTGCTCACAATTCCCAGCATGCCGAGTGTCAGCAGTAGCAGCGTCAGGTGTGGAGGTGGGCGGCGGTGTCGCGCAGCGGCAACCAGTGACAGGTGAACGGTTTCCTGCTCAGAGATCATGTGACGTGCGTCGTGCAGCGCGGTGACGGCGGCGGTGCTGGAGTTCAGGTCGCCGCTGGTGATCAGGTCAAACACGCAGGCCTGGTAGTAGACGTCTCGAGCAGGAAGCAGCGCAGCGCAGTGGGCGTGGGCACTGATGGAGGCGGGCAGAGAGGACTGCGGTGGTGGTGGCTGCGGTGGGCGGAGCGTGTTGAGTCTCTGGGAGGCGGggcatccccacacacacagctgcaggtcCTGTTCGGGGCCAAAAGCCTGCGTGACGCCGCGCGGCGACAGGACGGACAGGCCGAGGGAGCGTCCGCTCTGACGCACCACCAGCAGCGTGCCGATGTGAGACGCTCGGATCTCAGCGTGTCGACCCGGACTCTGCGTGCTGACCGTCAGGCTGCGGTGACCTCGCCACTCGCCGCTGGACACCGAGCCGTCGGCGAACGCCGCGGGCACGTTATCGAGCTCGGCCTGGTACAACTGCTGCTCCACGCACTCACGCATGTTCTTAAAGATGACTGTGATCTGTGGAgagacaccagctgtcaatcatctcACTGACCACGCCCACACTAACTTCATCAGGTGTGTGACTCACCTTGGTGAGCGCTGTGCTCCTCCCCATAATGGGCGTTTCCGCCTTCATCGGTGAACTGGTGGCTTGAACAAACAGGTATTCATTATCTATGagaggccacgccccctgcacGTCGCACGTCTGGAAATCGTCATTGAACGTTCGGACGTGCGGGTCCCCGAACACGCCGCAGTGCACGTACTCCGGCACGCGACCTTCTCTGCTCAGGAAGCTGCGCTCGTAGAGGCAGTCGTCTGCTGACAGGGTTCCCtgagggagggggcggggctgtggCGTGGGCCCCGCCCGGGGACAGCGGTGCTGGATCAGCAGGTCCTCGATGCCCTGAACCGCAGAGTGGTACGCCAGGTCGCCCCGACACGCCCTCGCCATCCGCTTGGTGCACGTGGCGTAGGATCGCAGGGCGCCGCAGTAACCAGCGTTCACCACTGCTCTGCTCACAGCTGTGGCGCCATCTGGTGGTCTGACTCCTCCTACTCCACTGCCGCCACCCAGGTCCAGCGTCGCAGCCACGAAGTCAGAGTTACACCTGAGGATACGACAGGAAGCTGCACCTGTGGACAAAGTTCACATTCAGACCATAATGTGAACTtacttagcttagcattagctacAAGAGAATAGACCAGGGGCCCATTTCAGAATGCAGGTTCAACTAACTCTGAGTTGTgggtttcagaacagctgatcagcatcagttcagttcactgtgagtgaatcttcatcaatggagctctgatactacgagtcaccatggcaacgggtaaacaaagagcacagcctccattttaatccagttaacagaaatatgaacacatgacatttatgtgaagaggagtgaataaatgaacactatgacattttatacagtgtaattcactcattcatcctttcattaaAGATGATAATGCTGCAGTCCTACCATATGTTACATTAGATTTGATCTTTATTCAGCTGGAACCATAAACTATCATTATAAAAGTGTCCATGTTCAAACTGACTCACTTTTATCACTCTATTTTACATGAAAGCATTTTGCTCAACACTACAttgtggggtggagtggctcagcgtctgctaaatgacatgtaatgtaatgttatgaaACTATTTCGTGAGCCCCCCCGAAAGCCGTGGTATAGTTAGCACACTGGAAGTAACATGTAATTGGGATTTCGATGTTTTGAAAGACGTAAATGTCATTCATTGTGCAGGTGAATGTGCTCTGACGCGTGTTTTGTTAACGACTGTATGAACTAGGACATGAGACGGAGTGTCAGACAGCTGCTTCAGGCTCACGGAGTCTGTTGCCAGGGTAACTGACTAAACTGGCTTTGTGAAACTGAAAGACCacagtttccctcatctcagggttaactaactcagagttttcactaaacctgctttctgaaacgggccacggttgtgtgtgtgtgtgtgtgtgttcctgctccTCAATGAGCTGCACAGTCATTATCAGTGGACGCTTTAATAACAGTCCTGTCAGGATTGTCCTCTCCTCCCGAACTGAACTGCTTccattcttcctcttttctctaaGCTTCTGCGTTGAgaacaaactcctcctcctcctcctcctcctgcccacACTCAGCTCCCATCGCTCTCCTCCACTCTCAAAATGTTCTCCATGGTAAcgctgtgtttcctgtgatggCAGACTGagcctccatcatcatcatcatcatcatcatcatcaactgtgagagacaaaCACTTATGATCTAtgtgacagtaaacacacacacacttaaacgtGAGTATTAGttttagtagcagtagtaacagtagtagtagttttagcagcagtagtaacagaagtagtagttttagtagcagtagtaacagaagtagtagttttagtagcagtagtaaaagaagtagtagttttagtagcagtagtaaaagtagtagttttagtagcagTAGTTATATAAATAGACGAAGTTAGAAGAAAAGTGTTGAGCTGCAACAAGTCATCGATTAACCAATGAtcaaattcattatttcatcTACAACTGGTCTCATACttgaaaatcagtgtttgtgggctgttgttttttaaaataacaaaaataacaataataataataataagaagaagaagttaaaataatgtaaatagtGAAATAAAGATAAGAATTTGAAGATGTTTGAACtcaaacagcagctctgtgttcaTCGTCGTCATTAATAATcacagagggaagaagagatTCTACCCACGATACACTGTTATTATCGGGCCctaaatagtgtgtgtgtgtgtgtgtgtgtgtgtgtgtgtaattacagtgCAGGAgcagatttaacattaaaaacatctagatattaaaatgtaaaacttgAACGTGATTTACGACACCAGaggttttaaaatgattttaaaatgttttaaaaaatgttcatctccttgtttttttaaacaaggagAAGAAATTCTTTGTAAGAACTTTCTTAAGCTGAATTTAAGAATGTATACCTTATTTGCACAGACATTCATTTATGATAATCAATTTAACGTCTGTATTTAACACAAATTCCCATAGTTCTCCTTATTTGACTTTAAAAGTGCAGGagcacaaagaaacaacaatacAAAGGTTAAGTAAATGAACTGACACAGAGACTTAACATACTCAGataatcagacacaggtgagtcTCATTAGGGCGGGGCCAATGATcaacactgggaaaaaaaaggacaggaagttaaagtgaaaaaaataaacacaaagaaataaaaagttaaagaaaagagaaagaaaaacaaaaatcacctgGAGAACCTCCGGGTTCTGACATGGTTTATTCTtgaatacaaaatacaaacatgtttccttTATTTCTAAGTTTAATAAAGGAgtcatgtttgtcttttcttcttccttccatGTTCTTCTATGTTCATATTCACATTTGTCACATGACCAGGTTTGTaacaaatgaagcagcagaaacaaagtgACAGCGTTGACGACAAACAGAGttaaaaaccacagacacagtctGACAGAATCATATTCAGCATCAGGGCAACACAAAGCTACAAAGCACCCGGTCTGCTTCATCTTTTACtaactgacatcatgttttatagaaaaagagctgaaactgaCAGAACTGCTAGTCCTGTCCTTCATTGGCTTCATTTTTTCCAACCAAAGGACGACAAACCaggttaataataacaataataataataataacaatcatttgTTATCTTTGCTGTGACTGAGTCAGAATAATGAGCAGAAACTGTGCTGAAGTTTCACTTTCTGACTTCTGATTAACTCTGGGTTTCCTTGGGTTAAAAATGAGGCTTATTTTActctttacttattttattgttttttccaGTGCACTGTAAAAATAGACTGCCTAGAAATGAGTTAAATATTCttaaactgatttaaatgaTCTTTGTTTAAGACAAAGTAAGATTTTAAACTAAATCTGCAGTCACTTTCAGACTCTAATGATggttaaaatgagacaaaacaggacaaaatgTAGGAAAGTTGTTTTAACACAAGCTAAGCAATTCTGTCATGTcagaaatgtttacttaaaatgaGTTTTCCTTCACTTGATTAAGATTTTATACGTTAGAATTGTATTTGCACAAACACCAATCTGTGATCGTGGATTTTACATTGTTTCAGGTTATaactgtaaataaagtaaacTGTAATATCTGAAGTTAGATATTTTTTCTAGTTCAAAATTTAACTAGAAAAACtagattcattttctttttctggcaaaaataagaacaatttgaccaaaaaaacaacattatttttttggtgCAGAAATTGAGGCTATGGATCGTgtgagaaatgtttttgttaatctCTGCATCATAAACTCCATTATGTGACTGTGATGGAAATGAAAGCTGCACAACAGTTTTCTCACCAGCAGGTGTCACTAATCACATGAGGacgacagaaagagagagagattcagcAACATCGTGTTTCATTAGATcatacacaaacagaaacaaagaaacagtgaCAAACTCTGACCTCAAACAACAAAGTaacaagacaaacacagcagtgatgatgatgaagtttataaaacatcacatgacacaGTTTAACaaggaaaaatacagaaaatattatgtttaatCAAAAAGAATAAGAACTTGTGTCtacatacatttttgtgtgttgacTTAATGAGATTCAGAGACTTTATGACTCCAAACATGGCCGTCAgtctaataaaatctacatcagtttaAATCTACGACATCTTAACAACATATTCACGTCTTTACCTCattgttacacagacttttccaacaggaaactgaagtttgtgaaccactcactctcctgcaccaaattgataataaatatgtaataaaatagTGAGAATGTCATTAGTTTGCTAGGTTTTTAGaatttttct
Proteins encoded in this window:
- the LOC122758619 gene encoding hemojuvelin-like, which encodes MSEPGGSPGAASCRILRCNSDFVAATLDLGGGSGVGGVRPPDGATAVSRAVVNAGYCGALRSYATCTKRMARACRGDLAYHSAVQGIEDLLIQHRCPRAGPTPQPRPLPQGTLSADDCLYERSFLSREGRVPEYVHCGVFGDPHVRTFNDDFQTCDVQGAWPLIDNEYLFVQATSSPMKAETPIMGRSTALTKITVIFKNMRECVEQQLYQAELDNVPAAFADGSVSSGEWRGHRSLTVSTQSPGRHAEIRASHIGTLLVVRQSGRSLGLSVLSPRGVTQAFGPEQDLQLCVWGCPASQRLNTLRPPQPPPPQSSLPASISAHAHCAALLPARDVYYQACVFDLITSGDLNSSTAAVTALHDARHMISEQETVHLSLVAAARHRRPPPHLTLLLLTLGMLGIVSRA